AAATATACTAAAAGCCTGTGAAGCCGCCCAAAGTAGAGGTTTAAAAATTATTGCACTGACGGGTAAGGAAGGGGGTAGCTTAGCAGGGCTATTAAGCTCTACCGACATTGAAATACGTGTTCAGGGCACCTCCACTGCACGAATACAAGAAACGCATTTGTTAATCATTCATTGCTTATGCGACTTGATTGATAAGCAGTTATTTGGTTGATACTGTCATTTAAATTTTTTTGTTCTTAAAAAATAACTCCTACATTAACAACATCTCGGTAGGATCCAATACCTACATTTTGCTTAGGAGGAATCTGACCGTAAACAGGAATTATTTGTTTAATCCCTGTCCCTATTTGAAAAAGCGCATCAACACCAATAACATTGCCCCAATTAATAGTACGTGTTGGATTCTGAGTTAAAATATAGTTTATTGATGCGTGATCAGGTCCTGACATTTGGCGTAACCGAGTCGTTGCGGAATATCCTGATCCTTGATCGAAGGTTATATAATAGGGAATATTTAATGTACAAAGCACTTTTAACCGTGCGGTTGAATTATTAGGCAACGGTGAGTCAGGATTGTAAATTCCAAATAGTAATGGTGTCGCCCGAACGGTGCATCCTCCTACCACATCGACTGAAACTAACATGGATGTCCCCTCATCACTGAATGTCGAAAACGGCAAGAACAAAAAAAATAAAAAAACACTGACATTCAATAAACGCATAATTAACCCCCTTTGTGCTCAACTTTTAGCCACAAATCAAAAATTTATTTTTTATCAAGCCTTAAACTACACAATGAGAAGATGGTTTCGATCCATACAGAAAATTTTTAAAGGAAATTGCTTTTTATTAAGACTAATAGAGGAATAACGGATTATCCAGTAAATCCAGGAGACCGCGTTAATAAGTGACTGAAACCAAAACCGAGTCCGTATACGTTCCAGGTCCAACAGGCTGCAAAGCAGGAACTCGACCAAAAACGGTGTAATTTCGGGTGGTTGACAATCCTATTGAAGTATAAGAATCGCTCACGCTCACAGTTCCTCCAGTGGCATCTCCCCAAATCGAGGTAAATGCTGCTGTCGTATAGAGGTTATAGTTCAAATGCACACCGAGGCTATTCATGAAACGAGGTGTATACGTGGCGCTGTTTCCTTTGGCTAACCGAATGACATAAGACACGCTATATATCACTAATGCAGAGCACGTCACGGCCACATTACCGTTCGCTGTTTTAGGGGTAGGAGAAGTCGTTACATAACTACCAAACGCCACGGCTTGGGTTCCCACTGAACAGGAGCAACCCAAACCGGTACACGCCGCATAGGCGGAACAACTATAAAAATTATAAAAAAATAAAATAATCACATAAAATCCTGTTTGTTTACATTGTTTTAGTAACACTGTACGTCTCCTAATTCGATAATGGGGTCATTGGTCTTCGGTAGACGAACCGAAAAATAATAAATGTGCTTATCCCAGACCACTGAACCTTCTAAAAGATCATTTTTTATTTCAGGAATGTACACTTCGCCTTCATAACCCACTGGGTAACGTTCATCACAAACATTATTATTTATTATGAGTTCGGCACCCACGGGGATAAATTGCCCATTCGGTGTTTTTACATGAAGATCAAGGCCTTGCATACGTTTCACTGAAAATTCAGCAAGAACCCCACTTTTAAAATAAGGAA
The DNA window shown above is from Rickettsiella grylli and carries:
- a CDS encoding Csu type fimbrial protein, with translation MRLLNVSVFLFFLFLPFSTFSDEGTSMLVSVDVVGGCTVRATPLLFGIYNPDSPLPNNSTARLKVLCTLNIPYYITFDQGSGYSATTRLRQMSGPDHASINYILTQNPTRTINWGNVIGVDALFQIGTGIKQIIPVYGQIPPKQNVGIGSYRDVVNVGVIF
- a CDS encoding Csu type fimbrial protein; the encoded protein is MLLKQCKQTGFYVIILFFYNFYSCSAYAACTGLGCSCSVGTQAVAFGSYVTTSPTPKTANGNVAVTCSALVIYSVSYVIRLAKGNSATYTPRFMNSLGVHLNYNLYTTAAFTSIWGDATGGTVSVSDSYTSIGLSTTRNYTVFGRVPALQPVGPGTYTDSVLVSVTY